Proteins encoded in a region of the Triticum dicoccoides isolate Atlit2015 ecotype Zavitan chromosome 3A, WEW_v2.0, whole genome shotgun sequence genome:
- the LOC119267019 gene encoding vacuolar protein sorting-associated protein 60.1-like, with protein sequence MKKIFGAKKSRDPPPTIQDATNQINKRGESVDEKIKKLDEELARYKEQIRKARPGPSQEAIKARAIRLLKHKRMYEEQRNMLYNQTYNLDQVGFAADGLKDAQQTMGAMKAANKELKGMMKTVKIEDIDNMQDEMTDLMDVSNEIQESLGRSYNIPDDVDEEDLMGELDALEADMEFESAAVPSYLQPDEESDLNLPAAPTYPAAVPVSRHQEDELGLPPVPRASLRS encoded by the exons ATGAAGAAGATCTTCGGCGCCAAGAAGAGCAGGGACCCGCCGCCCACCATCCAGGACGCCACCAACCAA ATAAACAAGCGGGGCGAGAGCGTGGACGAGAAGATCAAGAAGCTGGACGAGGAGCTGGCGCGGTACAAGGAGCAGATCCGCAAGGCCCGCCCCGGCCCCTCGCAGGAGGCCATCAAGGCCCGCGCCATCAGGCTCCTCAAGCACAAGCGCATGTACGAGGAGCAGCGCAACATGCTCTACAACCAGACCTACAACCTCGACCAGGTCGGCTTCGCCGCCGACGGCCTCAAGGACGCGCAGCAGACC ATGGGCGCGATGAAGGCCGCCAACAAGGAGCTCAAGGGGATGATGAAGACCGTCAAGATCGAGGACATCGAT aATATGCAAGATGAAATGACGGATCTGATGGACGTGAGCAACGAGATACAAGAATCTCTTGGTAGAAGCTACAACATTCCCGATGATGTTGACGAGGAAGATCTAATGGGAG AGCTGGATGCTCTGGAAGCTGATATGGAGTTTGAGTCAGCTGCAGTCCCATCGTACCTTCAGCCagatgaggaatctgatcttaaCTTGCCCGCTGCACCGACTTATCCTGCAGCAGTTCCCGTAAGCAGGCACCAG GAGGACGAGCTTGGACTGCCACCGGTACCTCGAGCGTCGCTCCGTAGTTAG